The following are from one region of the Rosistilla carotiformis genome:
- a CDS encoding TPR end-of-group domain-containing protein, whose product MSVSKLRHYQNYRQLREAQGILELISCNDDLWGLDPEIKRRMACRALSLLQGARPRGSRRAAWYYLRGRGWSLLGKHKRAIRALRAAAKIDPHHIATYLSLAWCLKRIDRLEQSIEILNQAVERAPHHPLVRYNQACYLSLAGQPQLAAMELSIALELKPDLRSRIAGESDFDPIRNHPAFDAALQVIV is encoded by the coding sequence ATGTCTGTCTCCAAGCTCCGCCACTACCAGAACTATCGCCAGCTGAGGGAGGCCCAAGGCATCTTGGAACTGATCTCGTGCAATGACGACCTCTGGGGGCTCGACCCGGAAATCAAACGCCGAATGGCATGCCGTGCGCTCTCATTGCTTCAAGGGGCACGGCCGCGGGGTTCTCGCCGCGCCGCTTGGTACTACCTGCGGGGCCGCGGATGGAGCCTGTTGGGCAAACACAAACGCGCGATTCGGGCGCTACGGGCGGCGGCGAAAATCGATCCCCACCACATCGCTACCTATTTATCACTCGCTTGGTGCCTGAAGCGGATCGATCGTCTTGAGCAATCGATCGAGATATTAAACCAAGCTGTCGAACGCGCCCCCCACCACCCGCTAGTTCGTTACAACCAAGCGTGCTACTTGAGTCTCGCCGGTCAGCCCCAGTTGGCGGCCATGGAATTGTCGATCGCACTGGAATTGAAGCCCGATTTGCGCAGCAGAATCGCAGGGGAATCTGACTTTGATCCGATCCGAAATCATCCCGCGTTTGATGCCGCGTTGCAGGTGATCGTCTAA
- a CDS encoding nucleotide-binding protein — MPNVLRLAVVDPNDKTREDLKSMLLGLDVVWLEAECSRYEFFPDVITQTRPDIGVVSLDSDPDRGIELLNTIRSTTPDCALLVVSSSTSGQLILQSMRAGAKEFLTLPLSGGDLSAALHRIGEQKFGASDARNRNCEVIVVAGATGGVGATSVAVNMGCMLASREGNSVALMDLDLAVGDADVFLDSIPDYTLADVTQNIARLDFTLLKRSLTKHSSGLYLLPRPVELQDMSIINGDSIEKVITLLKASFTHLVIDLSKTYSEVDMAAMRMAAKIVLVTQLDVPCLRNVVRLLLSFEQFEGLKEKVHVVVNRAGLESGPISIRKARETIGCDIYAQLPNDYRTMVEVRNNGVPLFEQDPKAAITLAMLGLVDRLCGTGSDAQSEDTGETVALTENSSWLNFWPRGGKQKKSS; from the coding sequence ATGCCCAACGTACTCCGCTTGGCAGTCGTCGATCCAAACGATAAGACGCGTGAAGACCTCAAGTCGATGTTGTTGGGACTAGACGTTGTGTGGCTAGAAGCCGAGTGTTCGCGCTACGAGTTTTTTCCCGATGTGATCACGCAAACGCGTCCCGACATCGGCGTGGTTTCGCTGGACAGCGATCCCGATCGTGGTATCGAACTGTTGAACACGATCCGTTCAACAACCCCCGATTGTGCTTTGTTGGTCGTTAGCAGCAGCACCAGCGGGCAATTGATTTTGCAGTCGATGCGGGCGGGGGCAAAAGAGTTTCTGACGTTGCCGTTGAGTGGCGGAGATCTGTCGGCGGCGCTGCATCGCATCGGCGAGCAGAAATTTGGGGCGAGCGACGCACGGAATCGAAACTGTGAGGTCATCGTTGTCGCGGGCGCTACCGGCGGTGTTGGTGCGACGAGTGTCGCGGTGAATATGGGCTGCATGCTGGCGTCGCGTGAAGGCAATTCGGTGGCGCTAATGGATTTGGATCTGGCGGTCGGCGATGCCGACGTCTTCTTGGATTCGATTCCCGATTACACGCTTGCCGACGTCACGCAAAACATCGCCCGTCTCGATTTCACCTTGCTGAAGCGTTCATTGACCAAACACAGCTCGGGCCTGTACCTGTTGCCGCGGCCGGTCGAGCTGCAGGACATGTCGATCATCAACGGCGACAGCATCGAAAAGGTGATCACGCTGCTAAAGGCATCGTTCACGCACTTGGTGATCGATCTTTCGAAAACCTATTCGGAAGTCGACATGGCCGCCATGCGGATGGCTGCTAAGATCGTTCTCGTGACCCAGTTGGATGTTCCTTGTTTGCGGAACGTGGTTCGGTTGCTGTTGAGCTTCGAGCAATTCGAAGGCTTGAAAGAGAAGGTCCACGTTGTCGTCAATCGTGCTGGCCTCGAATCGGGGCCGATCAGCATTCGCAAGGCCCGCGAAACGATCGGTTGCGACATCTACGCCCAATTGCCCAACGATTACCGTACGATGGTTGAAGTGCGGAACAATGGTGTGCCGTTGTTCGAACAGGATCCCAAGGCCGCCATTACGCTGGCGATGCTTGGTTTGGTCGACCGTTTGTGTGGCACGGGAAGCGATGCGCAATCCGAAGATACAGGGGAAACGGTTGCGTTAACCGAAAACAGCAGCTGGCTGAATTTCTGGCCACGCGGTGGAAAGCAGAAGAAGTCGTCCTGA
- a CDS encoding type II and III secretion system protein family protein — MFKQTVAGVSPAHIMMIVACVVGNGTPALAQSADVHAASSRTSSSAVTYAVSQPTQRLEMIVNSSRILKLEKVVPRFQVQNEEILIANPVAPNQVQISAQAAGVTQLNLWDVDDTLYTVDVIVTGDSRELSAVMQAQFPFASLRITPLPTGAVIDGTVTDTDDIDRVIAVAEQYYPKVVNNIKVVGVQTILLHTKVMEVSRTKLRELGVDWGSTNSTNLFAFGINGTVDAVSSTIGNIVPTGAPNARVGLIRNGNSLDFLIRALQQNNCAKILAEPTLVATHGRPSRFIVGGRFPIISPDGQGGSTVTFEEFGTSVDFLPFLVGPGRVRLEIRPEVSERDDANGVSLNGFTVPAIRQRYVETAVEMQAGQTYAIAGLLQSRTETISTGPPFLVSLPWIGTLFRHVESLENEIELLVTVTPELADAMDPHEVGSGGPGISSTVPSDKELYFKGYIEVPRVDCIHESGCMQDPVFEAAALPTPQTIPVQQSSSFDNSAP; from the coding sequence ATGTTCAAGCAGACCGTGGCTGGTGTCTCACCGGCTCATATCATGATGATCGTCGCATGTGTTGTTGGAAACGGCACACCTGCACTGGCACAGTCGGCTGACGTTCACGCCGCTTCCTCGCGCACGTCTTCTTCTGCGGTAACGTATGCTGTCTCGCAACCGACGCAACGGTTGGAGATGATCGTCAATTCGAGCCGGATCTTGAAGCTCGAAAAGGTGGTGCCACGCTTTCAAGTTCAGAACGAAGAGATTCTGATCGCCAATCCGGTGGCTCCCAATCAAGTTCAGATCTCCGCGCAAGCCGCGGGTGTGACCCAATTGAACCTGTGGGATGTCGACGACACCCTGTATACGGTCGATGTGATCGTGACGGGCGATTCGCGTGAATTGAGTGCGGTAATGCAGGCGCAGTTCCCCTTTGCCAGTCTGCGGATTACGCCGCTGCCCACCGGCGCGGTGATCGATGGAACTGTGACCGATACCGACGACATCGACCGCGTGATCGCGGTCGCCGAGCAATACTACCCGAAGGTCGTCAACAACATTAAAGTCGTCGGCGTGCAAACGATTCTGTTGCACACCAAGGTGATGGAAGTCTCGCGGACCAAGCTGCGCGAGTTGGGAGTCGACTGGGGGTCGACCAATTCCACGAACCTGTTCGCCTTCGGTATCAATGGCACTGTCGACGCCGTCTCATCGACGATCGGGAACATCGTCCCCACGGGAGCTCCCAATGCTCGCGTCGGTTTGATCCGCAACGGCAACTCGTTGGATTTCTTGATCCGCGCTTTACAACAGAACAATTGTGCCAAGATCTTGGCTGAGCCGACGCTGGTTGCGACGCACGGTCGTCCCAGCCGATTTATCGTCGGTGGACGTTTCCCGATCATCTCGCCCGACGGCCAAGGTGGTTCGACGGTGACGTTTGAAGAATTTGGTACCAGTGTCGACTTTTTACCCTTCTTGGTGGGCCCCGGTCGCGTTCGATTAGAGATTCGCCCCGAGGTCAGCGAACGCGACGATGCCAATGGTGTCTCTTTGAATGGTTTCACCGTTCCCGCGATCCGCCAGCGATATGTTGAAACGGCCGTGGAAATGCAAGCTGGCCAGACCTATGCAATCGCCGGCTTGTTGCAATCGCGAACTGAAACGATTTCTACCGGACCTCCCTTCCTGGTCTCGCTGCCCTGGATTGGAACCTTGTTCCGGCATGTCGAATCGTTGGAGAATGAAATCGAATTGTTGGTCACCGTTACGCCTGAATTGGCCGACGCGATGGATCCCCACGAAGTTGGATCGGGAGGGCCTGGCATCAGTTCGACGGTTCCATCGGATAAGGAACTGTACTTCAAAGGTTACATCGAAGTGCCTCGTGTCGATTGCATTCACGAGAGTGGGTGCATGCAAGATCCGGTCTTTGAAGCGGCCGCCCTGCCCACGCCACAAACGATCCCAGTACAACAAAGCAGCAGCTTTGATAACTCCGCACCATGA
- the cpaB gene encoding Flp pilus assembly protein CpaB, with product MRNKSVILLAIALGCGMIASVGISQVVMSGSEAPSTKMVEILVASMDIPSNAKIAADNIMLEKWPAGKTPDGAITDVAAIENKFAKQHIYAGEAILKQKVVDATERATVGIPPGHTVVTYSIGSDPGIANLIEPGDRINVIGFFEKSDIVPQTTHRDVFRNVMIFAVDGRTGRETDEKAKKGPVSSILLLIKQEDERVWNWAKKVGSLQLTLGNPNEPINPNAPNAAGQEFMKWLDDYAEERRLGQVETKPVEALVEKPGGEIIKMLTPKGYRLFRWNKSTQTMELIQEQTPNDAQIGAESAASDSKVVVPGENADIPQAGDVPQPDSGISGRANEAFQINRAR from the coding sequence ATGCGAAACAAATCTGTCATATTGCTCGCAATCGCTTTAGGTTGCGGAATGATTGCCTCGGTTGGCATCAGCCAAGTCGTGATGAGCGGCAGCGAAGCGCCATCCACGAAAATGGTCGAAATCTTGGTCGCATCGATGGATATCCCTTCGAATGCGAAGATTGCCGCTGACAACATCATGTTGGAGAAGTGGCCTGCGGGGAAAACGCCCGACGGGGCGATCACCGATGTCGCGGCGATTGAGAACAAATTCGCCAAACAGCATATCTATGCGGGCGAAGCGATTTTGAAACAGAAGGTTGTTGATGCGACCGAGCGAGCGACGGTGGGAATTCCGCCGGGGCACACGGTCGTGACATACAGCATCGGCAGCGATCCAGGGATTGCCAACCTGATCGAACCGGGAGACCGCATCAATGTGATCGGTTTCTTCGAGAAGAGTGATATCGTTCCGCAGACGACGCACCGCGATGTGTTTCGCAACGTGATGATCTTTGCTGTCGATGGACGGACCGGTCGGGAGACCGACGAGAAAGCTAAGAAAGGGCCAGTGAGTTCGATCCTGCTGCTGATCAAGCAAGAGGACGAACGGGTTTGGAACTGGGCCAAGAAGGTGGGCTCGCTTCAATTGACGTTAGGAAATCCGAATGAACCGATTAATCCGAACGCGCCAAATGCAGCTGGCCAGGAATTCATGAAATGGCTCGATGACTACGCCGAAGAACGCCGACTTGGTCAGGTAGAGACTAAGCCTGTCGAGGCATTGGTCGAAAAGCCGGGAGGCGAAATCATCAAGATGTTGACTCCCAAGGGCTATCGATTGTTTCGATGGAACAAATCGACACAGACGATGGAGTTGATTCAGGAGCAAACACCCAACGATGCCCAGATCGGTGCCGAATCGGCAGCGAGCGACAGCAAAGTGGTGGTTCCTGGCGAGAACGCGGACATTCCTCAAGCAGGCGATGTTCCGCAACCCGATTCGGGAATCAGCGGCCGCGCCAACGAAGCATTTCAAATCAATCGAGCCCGCTAG
- a CDS encoding A24 family peptidase produces MDTNTLIESVMYNWHVWLVAVVMVVAAVIDGMILKVPNWLTYPFIISGWVYAALATGWSGLGYSLLGTFVGMMLLLVVRAVGGMGAGDVKLLAGLGAWMGASTAWWAFVWTTVVGGIIAVIMIAMSGNWFKHYAMFHQILQEFVTIRNPEKLAAIARERKPTMKLLPYGIPMAIGSILYFAYAGMFV; encoded by the coding sequence ATGGATACAAATACACTGATCGAATCTGTGATGTACAACTGGCACGTTTGGCTCGTCGCGGTCGTGATGGTCGTTGCGGCAGTGATCGACGGGATGATCTTAAAGGTGCCAAACTGGTTGACCTACCCGTTCATCATTTCGGGTTGGGTCTACGCCGCGCTGGCAACCGGATGGAGCGGGCTGGGATACAGTCTGTTGGGAACCTTTGTCGGCATGATGCTGTTGTTGGTCGTGCGTGCCGTCGGTGGCATGGGAGCCGGCGACGTGAAGCTGCTGGCTGGTCTGGGGGCCTGGATGGGCGCTTCGACCGCATGGTGGGCTTTTGTTTGGACGACCGTCGTTGGCGGGATCATCGCGGTGATCATGATCGCGATGAGCGGCAATTGGTTTAAGCACTATGCGATGTTCCATCAGATCCTGCAGGAGTTTGTGACGATCCGCAACCCCGAGAAATTGGCCGCGATCGCACGCGAACGTAAACCGACGATGAAGCTGTTGCCGTACGGAATTCCGATGGCAATCGGATCTATTTTGTATTTTGCCTATGCTGGCATGTTCGTTTAA
- a CDS encoding Flp family type IVb pilin translates to MKKFTEKVVNFLKEEDGPTAVEYAVMMALIIVVCLSTVKTIGTKANSQFTKIANNL, encoded by the coding sequence ATGAAGAAGTTCACCGAAAAAGTAGTTAATTTTCTGAAGGAAGAAGACGGACCAACCGCGGTTGAGTACGCCGTCATGATGGCATTGATCATCGTTGTGTGCTTGAGCACCGTTAAGACGATCGGAACCAAGGCGAACAGCCAGTTCACCAAGATCGCTAACAACCTGTAA